A region of Leishmania panamensis strain MHOM/PA/94/PSC-1 chromosome 33 sequence DNA encodes the following proteins:
- a CDS encoding hypothetical protein (TriTrypDB/GeneDB-style sysID: LpmP.33.0700), producing the protein MMRSASHLAARTIRLPATSCATTVTLLSPRRFFGSKYSDDLGNYKRSYTCESRSAAHRHPTRKEMLQGQRTAAGAAAASTNSANTTTEFVKDNAFTEESEPEEPVQRCKNKYQDLFKKKSDQRISFTSNFREPDMKPILNAADVAPPPGAARRHSSAIASVDMDGTDVTRIYSKEEVRSLQQKENAAAGAATKAQASSGALGGISPASETAQRTAAKEMEAQALEDDEDEFAEIRSHPFFMDMLRRVERNMIRFRKETRASGRYSLEAVNECVRPLLQLTDYPLTARQLSHLSRSISPAVLKSSLRDRAACTNLQLYRSHDTDLLLDWSKEDFLRRRYESVHLSWEPMDVICRRFGWTPEMMSDRDYLLYFSAFPEYVEMAEMQTTGKGEPKAISIDDPVARAANDPIPPSRLLLRRKASVDAEPSLTESIRLMGSPAMATPAKGKKAQRMRQHSGDSVADYFGAVEATASAIDGDETVKLQHAADNVPPLRQASHPGGRTIREFSIPKSHTAEAPGTPPAIPSEAKFDQKKFEELSSAYHNIKVENSLLRRRMLGTDSVDKAQEMQSQLASGRCEQLRLEQELERMRELKRNTPASKNGPNFAVPRGQPQYPEAPEHTTAYSKNGSAVEDFDDDEIEQALKEFKENEALRMIERRPVASAARSAPSSSPDHTIVTATSVDAVADDGSEEVEEVIEVVEDEDGDLVASSDAVTMGPHTDAQDDVLTAESEVDDSVDVHDGASADAAANELPKGGSQPWQNELSAAVEQHEAEVEEHEGDLMAAFSDTPATTPASRLEQLASLHDRLSSAADRARRYVATVQTRRHDVLRRLDCQLADANTKVEQLEDQLAAVQEEQATLRDTLAREEAERKALEVEAQLRAQREKRLAELEQQRERARLAQEAAARALERQKKAEREALAMEEELQRKLREVQSKLRSLHNSDSTAHNSAALGTSHAAAAEELEAEEVAEEKSTVAARAATPPAYSRTPESIGRVAAPLRAEITEEAPNTVESVADTSASPVSAGQFMCTPEQYDGLHLAAERLKKEIAALESQMEEAGDEDDETLMAVLAASRSDLEELEECIASVQANAPWAAASDAKRAREHVLSAEVANTDAHRLQSSIDNHRFEISLLEKRLQHASKKAVITKLKDRITQARKSIKHLRIEQDRLRRSGRDSMGLPPSMSIAETLAHELKDEEEVKLAEEVCKAASEDHGGASVTTKRPSLDSDVRSTDDDESYDAVSDATSRDCVEESRSMANAHAPSALNSDAEKLRLRLDSMVKEIQHLQDSIEVQERTTDYDDDETEVVLREMKDKLSQLLRLRDQVHRSLVEESLNGPATAGGSTPIIRSASTAAAAPSIVDGGSATVHSGPSTSRHGKLDQVPMASKKIRTTARSFPTQRRL; encoded by the coding sequence CAAGAAGAAGTCAGACCAGCGCATCTCCTTCACAAGCAATTTCCGTGAACCCGACATGAAGCCCATCTTAAATGCAGCCGATgtggcgccgcctccaggcgccgcgcggcggcactcTTCCGCCATCGCTTCTGTGGACATGGATGGCACGGATGTGACTCGTATCTacagcaaagaagaggtCCGCAGCCTACAGCAAAAGGAGAACGCGGCTGCAGGTGCGGCCACGAAAGCGCAGGCGTCCAGTGGTGCACTGGGCGGCATCTCGCCCGCATCAGAAAcagcgcagcgcacggcAGCAAAGGAGATGGAGGCCCAAGCActggaggacgacgaggatgagtTTGCCGAAATCCGCAGCCACCCGTTCTTCATGGACATGCTACGCCGAGTGGAGCGCAACATGATCCGTTTCCGCAAGGAGACGCGTGCCTCAGGGCGGTACAGTCTAGAGGCTGTCAACGAGTGTGTGCGGCCGTTGCTACAGCTCACGGACTACCCTCTCACGGCCAGGCAGCTGTCACACCTCTCCCGCAGCATCAGCCCAGCAGTGCTGAAGAGCTCGTTGCGCGACAGGGCTGCGTGCACGAATCTGCAGCTCTACCGCTCGCACGACACGGATTTACTGCTTGACTGGTCTAAAGAAGATtttcttcgccgccgctacGAGAGCGTGCACTTGTCGTGGGAGCCAATGGATGTGATTTGCCGCCGCTTTGGCTGGACGCCGGAAATGATGTCAGACCGTGACTACCTCTTGTACTTCTCGGCCTTTCCCGAGTACGTCGAAATGGCCGAGATGCAGACCACCGGGAAGGGGGAGCCAAAGGCGATCTCAATCGATGACCCTGTGGCGCGCGCTGCGAACGACCCTATCCCACCTAGCCGCCTGCTACTCCGCCGCAAGGCTTCCGTGGACGCTGAGCCGTCCCTCACAGAGTCCATCCGACTAATGGGCAGTCCCGCTATGGCGACACCggcgaagggaaagaaggcgCAGCGGATGCGCCAGCACAGCGGCGACTCAGTGGCCGATTATTTCGGCGCGGTCGAGGCGACCGCGAGTGCTATTGACGGAGACGAAACGGTGAAGCTGCAGCATGCTGCTGACAACgttccgccgctgcgccaggcAAGCCATCCCGGAGGCCGTACGATTCGTGAGTTCTCTATTCCAAAGTCGCACACCGCCGAGGCGCCAGGGACACCTCCTGCGATTCCAAGCGAAGCCAAGTTTGACCAAAAGAAGTTCGAGGAGCTCTCCAGCGCATACCACAACATTAAGGTGGAGaactcgctgctgcgacgccgcATGCTCGGAACGGACAGCGTTGACAAGGCGCAGGAGATGCAGAGCCAACTGGCGAGTGGCCGctgcgagcagctgcggctagagcaggagctggagcgcatGCGCGAGTTGAAGCGAAACACGCCGGCCTCTAAGAATGGCCCAAACTTTGCCGTGCCGCGCGGGCAGCCACAGTACCCGGAGGCGCCGGAGCACACGACGGCGTATTCAAAAAACGGGAGTGCCGTCGAGGACTTTGATGACGACGAGATCGAGCAGGCCTTGAAGGAGTTCAAGGAGAACGAAGCACTGCGAATGATAGAGAGGCGACCAGTGGCAAGTGCTGCGCGGTCGGCCCCTTCGTCATCTCCTGATCACACCATCgtcactgccacctctgTTGACGCTGTCGCCGATGACGGcagtgaggaggtggaggaggtgatcgAGGTGGTAGAGGATGAGGATGGAGACCTGGTGGCGTCCAGCGATGCGGTGACGATGGGGCCGCATACCGATGCCCAGGACGACGTTCTGAccgcagagagcgaggtggATGACTCAGTCGATGTACACGACGGTGCATCCGCGGATGCAGCGGCGAATGAGTTACCAAAGGGGGGTAGTCAACCTTGGCAGAATGAGCTCTCAgccgcggtggagcagcacgaagccgaggtggaggaacACGAGGGTGACCTCATGGCTGCCTTCAGCGACACTCCTGCGACCACCCCTGCCTCTCGCTTAGAGCAGCTTGCTTCCCTGCACGATCGACTGTCCTCGGCGGCGGACCGCGCCCGTCGTTACGTTGCCACGGTCCAAACCCGTCGGCACGATGTATTGAGGAGACTGGACTGCCAGCTGGCGGATGCCAACACGAAGGTGGAACAGCTGGAGGATCAGCTTGCCGCAGTCCAAGAAGAGCAGGCCACGTTGCGTGACACACTGGCtcgcgaggaggcggagcgcaaGGCTCTCGAGGTAGAGGCCCAGCTGAGGGCGCAGCGGGAGAAGCGCTTAGCCGaactggagcagcagcgggagcgcgcccgcctcgcgcaggaggcagcggcgagggcaCTGGAGCGCCAGAAGAAGGCCGAACGCGAGGCACTcgcgatggaggaggagctgcagcgcaagctgAGGGAGGTGCAGTCGAAGCTGCGCTCTCTGCACAACAGTGACTCAACTGCCCACAACTCCGCTGCCTTGGGCACCTCTcacgccgcggcagccgaagaactggaggcggaggaggttgCCGAAGAGAAGTCCACGGTGGCTGCTCGGGCAGCGACTCCTCCTGCGTACTCCCGCACGCCCGAGTCGATAGGGCGAGTCGCAGCCCCTCTGCGTGCTGAAATAACGGAAGAAGCGCCGAACACTGTGGAGAGCGTCGCGGACACATCCGCCTCTCCAGTATCGGCTGGTCAGTTCATGTGCACACCGGAGCAGTACGATGGCCTGCACTTGGCGGCGGAGCGCCTGAAGAAGGAAATTGCCGCATTGGAGTCCCAGATGGAAGAGGCGGGTGACGAAGACGATGAGACGCTGATGGCTGTCCTTGCTGCGTCGCGCTCTGATCTCGAAGAACTGGAGGAGTGCATCGCCTCTGTGCAGGCAAACGCACCGTGGGCTGCCGCCAGCGACGcaaagcgcgcgcgcgagcacgTCTTGTCTGCTGAGGTGGCCaacacagacgcgcacagGCTGCAAAGCAGCATCGACAACCACCGCTTCGAGATCTCACTCTTAGAGAAGCGTCTGCAGCACGCCTCGAAGAAGGCGGTGATCACGAAGCTGAAGGATCGTATTACGCAGGCTCGCAAGTCCATTAAACATCTGCGCATAGAGCAGGATCGTTTGCGTCGCTCTGGCCGTGACTCCATGGGGCTTCCCCCGTCGATGAGCATTGCGGAGACGCTTGCGCATGAGTTgaaggatgaggaagaggtgaagcTGGCAGAGGAGGTCTGCAAGGCTGCGTCAGAGGATCACGGTGGGGCTTCAGTAACCACGAAGAGGCCGAGCTTGGACTCGGATGTTCGGAGCACGGACGATGATGAGTCTTACGATGCCGTTTCGGATGCCACATCGCGTGATTGCGTGGAAGAGTCAAGGTCCATGGCGAACGCGCACGCACCGTCAGCGCTCAACTCGGATGCTGAGAAGCTGCGCCTTCGGCTCGACAGCATGGTGAAGGAGATCCAGCACCTTCAAGACAGCATTgaggtgcaggagcgcaCCACCGActacgacgacgacgagacgGAGGTGGTACTACGTGAGATGAAGGACAAGCTGAGCCAGCTTCTCCGTCTGCGCGACCAAGTGCATCGCTCCTTAGTGGAGGAGTCGTTGAACGgccccgccaccgctggtggGTCCACCCCCATCATCCGTTCAGCTTcaactgccgctgcagctccgtcgaTAGTCGACGgaggcagcgccaccgtccATAGCGGCCCCTCGACCTCTAGGCACGGAAAACTCGACCAGGTGCCAATGGCATCCAAAAAGatccgcaccaccgcccgcAGCTTTCCGACACAGCGTCGCCTCTAG
- a CDS encoding hypothetical protein (TriTrypDB/GeneDB-style sysID: LpmP.33.0710), with the protein MLRVTHFIRKNPVVFKQGQGMFSHQLKRILNKKSLHKYNWDPLPMYDPRKLVHANRYIDHDTYEEKYDPHWERNAHLVPDQQLYHIPVPKEYRDAYWWRDLQARRIQCPIEWVHFRMHTKDKLKYDFQDLAVRKKFEYSYEDVVANAKDMRS; encoded by the coding sequence ATGCTGCGCGTTACCCACTTTATCCGGAAGAATCCGGTGGTGTTCAAGCAGGGACAGGGTATGTTCTCACACCAGCTAAAGCGCATTCTCAATAAGAAGTCCCTGCACAAGTACAACTGGGATCCGTTGCCCATGTACGACCCTCGTAAGCTTGTGCACGCCAACCGCTACATTGACCACGATACCTACGAGGAAAAGTACGATCCGCACTGGGAGCGCAATGCCCATCTCGTGCCAGACCAGCAGCTCTACCACATTCCTGTCCCCAAGGAGTACAGGGATGCGTACTGGTGGCGTGACTTACAGGCCCGCCGCATTCAGTGCCCGATCGAGTGGGTGCACTTTCGCATGCATACAAAGGACAAGCTCAAGTACGACTTCCAAGACCTGGCCGTCCGCAAAAAGTTCGAGTACTCCTATGAGGATGTGGTGGCAAACGCAAAAGACATGCGCAGCTGA
- a CDS encoding protein phosphatase 2A regulatory subunit, putative (TriTrypDB/GeneDB-style sysID: LpmP.33.0720), with the protein MAARLPSPFFWSLPRYNTPKAQSHASVRRHRRFLVLVDNLFALASYFAAASAATNSLPFMLPKLHLDGTLNKRTFNVQERMSEERQPGMYSPRVASSQPTKGLSVPSQIDSATSAHSSSSSFSAPAHTGSLSSPHPPPHEISLLEDGAVGISDPEMAAILAAKSRHSSGERSPPLDRLGSIGGGMGPGGYSHSSKRRAAPFATLVDHQQARQVVPQHAKDGDVTAGKASDLERDEDGRVSEGASPVPRVASTHPRMVKCRATSPSTSSRASGRSTSAVVETSLGATSSSAPTPSAISIMTAEELYILGKPFQAYMSTLSTRPSSGDTPATPTSTSGSGAPAAKATVASGTHITTVFHHNPSQYISALANQGDFVAVGDRTGRVVVMRQRAMAAGPRRTLLDIIQRSGEAEESEAAKRHSSSASSASSPPSTPRHATTLNHVRDPYDFYVAQQAYVPVIDTLSSVEVSPTVMALAFLPQSGPTTYLLTANEKVPKLYKIMSVRESANPFRAVDKIGTKSIGPLTASSRMSTVTMKPVSRYAMNHEYNINSICPIAYSDQFATADDATVLLWCTEYPDTSIETHDLRSPYEDGPRETIRTLRNFPHEPFLFFVATSGGSVRVVDTRQTLRWAGQAAQAFVNPPREEDGPFSNVTNSVCDCALSPSGRYIAGRDFMSVCLWDIRMAGNGGARNSPASPRRQPPAARGGDGSSECSMVRRWALHPHLCDDLDTIYQSNLLFDKFDVQFLSSRQVCTGGFNNTLYAMDVESISADTASDIRTFQLLKTDGISEFRRTTVSAHRLGEDRISTGQGLGSRMTLMSRPCMSMSGTCGMMVACGQALLQFSYNGLLK; encoded by the coding sequence ATGGCTGCGCGtctcccctcacccttcTTTTGGTCTCTGCCCCGTTACAACACCCCCAAAGCGCAGTCCCACGCGAGCGTACGGAGGCATAGACGCTTCCTCGTACTTGTCGACAACTTGTTTGCCCTCGCTTCGTACTTCGccgcagcttcagcagcaaCCAACTCGTTGCCGTTCATGTTACCCAAGCTCCACTTGGATGGCACGCTCAACAAGCGCACCTTCAACGTGCAGGAGCGGATGTCAGAGGAGAGACAACCAGGGATGTACTCCCCCCGTGTGGCATCCAGTCAGCCAACGAAAGGCTTAAGCGTCCCTTCGCAGATAGACAGCGCCACCTCGGCCCattcgtcctcctcatcctttAGTGCGCCAGCCCATACCGggtcgttgtcgtcgccgcaCCCGCCCCCGCACGAAATCTCTCTCCTGGAGGATGGGGCAGTGGGCATCTCCGACCCAGAAATGGCAGCCATTCTCGCTGCCAAGTCGCGCCACAGCTCGGGTGAGCGCTCTCCACCGTTGGACAGACTCGGCAGCATCGGCGGTGGGATGGGTCCAGGAGGCTACTCACATTCGAGCaagcgccgcgccgcacctTTCGCGACGTTGGTCGATCACCAGCAGGCGCGACAAGTCGTACCTCAACACGCCAAGGACGGCGACGTTACAGCTGGGAAAGCCTCAGACTTAGAAAGAGACGAAGATGGTCGTGTCTCTGAAGGTGCCTCCCCTGTGCCAAGGGTGGCCTCTACCCATCCTCGAATGGTGAAGTGTCGAGCGACCTCTCCATCTACGTCCTCGCGCGCCTCAGGCAGGTCCACCTCTGCAGTCGTAGAGACTAGTCTTGGGGCCACGAGCTCGTCTGCGCCGACACCAAGCGCCATCTCTATCATGACGGCCGAGGAGTTGTACATACTCGGTAAGCCGTTTCAAGCCTACATGAGCACTCTCTCTACACGACCCTCATCAGGAGACACACCGGCGACACCCACATCCAcgagcggcagtggtgcccCCGCTGCCAAAGCCACCGTCGCGTCTGGCACGCACATCACAACAGTTTTTCACCATAACCCCTCGCAGTACATTTCTGCTCTTGCCAACCAAGGCGACTTTGTCGCGGTGGGTGACCGCACCGGGCGTGTCGTAGTGATGCGCCAGCGCGCGATGGCGGCTGGACCACGTCGCACTCTTCTCGACATCATCCAACGCAGCGGAGAGgccgaagagagcgaggctgCCAAGCGTCACTCCTCGAGCGCGTCCTCAGCCTCATCGCCGCCCTCCACACCTCGCCATGCTACCACCCTCAATCACGTGCGCGACCCGTACGACTTCTACGTCGCCCAGCAGGCCTACGTGCCTGTGATCGATACACTGAGCAGCGTTGAGGTGTCGCCGACGGTGATGGCACTGGCGTTCCTGCCGCAGTCCGGCCCCACAACCTACCTCCTCACGGCGAACGAGAAGGTGCCGAAGCTCTACAAGATTATGTCTGTACGGGAGTCGGCCAATCCCTTCCGTGCGGTAGACAAGATCGGTACCAAGTCGATTGGCCCACTGACCGCGAGCTCACGCATGTCTACGGTGACCATGAAGCCAGTTTCTCGCTACGCTATGAACCACGAGTACAACATTAACTCCATCTGCCCCATCGCGTACAGCGATCAGTTCGCGACCGCCGACGACGCCACGGTGTTACTGTGGTGTACCGAGTACCCCGACACGTCGATTGAGACCCACGACTTGCGTTCCCCCTACGAGGACGGCCCACGCGAGACGATTCGCACTCTCCGAAACTTCCCTCACGAgccgtttcttttctttgtcgCCACCTCCGGTGGCAGCGTGCGTGTCGTCGATACGCGACAGACACTTCGGTGGGCCGGtcaggcggcgcaggcgttCGTAAACCCACCGCGTGAGGAAGACGGGCCCTTCAGTAACGTTACGAACAGCGTCTGCGACTGCGCCCTCAGTCCCTCTGGGCGGTACATTGCCGGTCGCGACTTCATGTCCGTCTGCTTGTGGGATATCCGAATGGCTGGCAACGGTGGCGCGCGCAACTCGCCAGCAAGCCCGCGTCGGCAGCCcccagctgcgcgaggcggcgaTGGGAGCTCCGAGTGCAGCATGGTGCGACGCTGGGCCCTGCACCCGCACCTATGCGACGACCTCGACACCATCTACCAGTCGAACCTCCTCTTTGACAAGTTCGATGTGCAATTTCTGTCGAGTCGGCAAGTTTGTACCGGGGGCTTCAACAACACCCTCTATGCAATGGACGTGGAGAGCAtcagcgccgacaccgccAGCGACATTCGCACCTTTCAGTTACTAAAGACAGACGGCATTTCCGAATTTCGCCGCACCACCGTATCGGCGCATCGACTTGGCGAGGACCGCATCAGCACTGGGCAAGGCCTTGGCTCACGCATGACGCTCATGTCGCGGCCATGCATGTCCATGAGTGGGACGTGCGGGATGATGGTGGCGTGCgggcaggcgctgctgcagttcaGCTACAACGGGTTATTgaagtga
- a CDS encoding sterol C-24 reductase, putative (TriTrypDB/GeneDB-style sysID: LpmP.33.0730), with translation MPENNRSSNHVAPRSRSRSRSRTRKASRTRSNTPRRTKVLTPEEAYYATVERKFTPEKDEWNEEWEFQGPLGVLFIMAVSHVLIFYFYVCVERFQGAIIYPGHPKLEGEKMQTVFFSFLAEHACPTVRTFVIFLGFLLLEYFLALVLPAIYVKGLPLPSENGYRLTYKCNAVSAWYCILVIVGFLHYYGIYPLNELRRNYGHYLTVATITADVISVWVYIAGYKRRIRMTGSFIYDFFMGSALNLRLPGNIDVKMFAECRNSWVLLMLLTLSCAAEQYNELGYLTGNMIFMIMAHLLYVNAVAKGEECVITTWDIYYEKFGWMLAYWNTCGVPFLYCMQSVYIQTVLKEKEHPRWVLALMVCVLLLAYYLWDTTNSQKSHFRMRRSGVPMKIIRSTAFPQMPWCYIENPRTLKSATGELFVDGFYRYGRKLHYTADLVMALLWGCACGFKSFIPFFYFSFFLTHLIHRERRDEHRCKAKYGKMWDEYVKLVPYKFIPYIY, from the coding sequence ATGCCAGAGAATAACAGGTCTAGCAACCACGTTGCccctcgcagccgctctcgcagccgctctcgCACGCGCAAGGCAAGCCGCACGCGCTCCAACACCCCCCGTCGCACCAAGGTCCTCACGCCTGAGGAGGCGTACTACGCCACGGTGGAGCGCAAGTTTACCCCGGAGAAAGATGAGTGGAATGAGGAGTGGGAATTCCAGGGCCCCCTCGGCGTTCTGTTCATAATGGCCGTGTCGCATGTTCTCATTTTCTACTTCTACGTATGTGTAGAGAGGTTTCAGGGAGCAATCATCTACCCCGGCCACCCCAAACTGGAGGGCGAAAAGATGCAGACAgtgttcttctccttcctcgccgAGCACGCCTGCCCAACGGTGCGTACATTCGTCATCTTCCTTGGcttcctgctgctggagtACTTCCTGGCCCTGGTGCTGCCCGCAATCTACGTGAAGGggctgcccctcccctccgaGAACGGGTACCGCCTGACATACAAATGTAACGCCGTCAGCGCGTGGTACTGCATACTTGTGATCGTCGGTTTTCTACACTACTACGGGATATACCCGCTGAacgagctgcgccgcaacTACGGTCACTACCTCACCGTGGCCACTATCACCGCTGATGTGATCTCCGTGTGGGTTTATATCGCCGGCTACAAGCGCCGCATCCGCATGACGGGCAGCTTCATATACGACTTCTTCATGGGCAGCGCTCTGAACCTCCGCTTGCCAGGGAACATTGACGTGAAGATGTTTGCTGAATGCCGCAACTCGTGGGTGCTGCTCATGCTGCTCACtctcagctgcgccgcggagCAATACAACGAGCTTGGGTATCTCACCGGCAACATGATCTTCATGATCATGGCCCACCTGCTCTACGTCAACGCCGTCGCGAAGGGCGAGGAGTGCGTCATCACGACGTGGGACATCTACTACGAAAAGTTTGGCTGGATGCTGGCGTACTGGAACACGTGCGGCGTGCCATTCCTCTACTGCATGCAGTCCGTGTACATTCAGACGGTTCtcaaggagaaggagcaccCGCGGTGGGTGCTGGCGCTGATGGTGTGCGTCCTTCTGCTGGCGTACTACTTGTGGGACACAACCAACTCGCAGAAGAGCCACTTCCGCATGCGCCGTAGTGGTGTGCCAATGAAGATCatccgcagcaccgccttcccACAGATGCCGTGGTGCTACATTGAGAACCCTCGCACCCTCAAGAGCGCCACCGGCGAACTCTTCGTGGACGGCTTCTACCGCTACGGCCGCAAGTTGCATTACACTGCGGACCTGGTCATGGCACTCCTGTGGGGCTGCGCGTGCGGCTTTAAATCTTTTATCCCCTTCTTCTActtttcgttttttctcACCCATCTCATCCACCGCGAGCGCCGAGATGAGCACCGCTGTAAGGCCAAGTACGGCAAGATGTGGGATGAGTACGTGAAGCTGGTTCCCTATAAGTTCATTCCGTACATTTACTAG
- a CDS encoding hypothetical protein (TriTrypDB/GeneDB-style sysID: LpmP.33.0740): MLHRSCVLADSFKEHYHRVHLPRRLALQQYMKREEARLSKQKGKVAAAVSGAQRGEVVYKYNRWWVSNDHEFVHQFAFVEDPDVTREKRTTLPLVTQENIWKEPQQTFFLPFAPFVRVVDYAKDPDTKFLKPVNIPRWKDYMQRTKPVVPRTWY, encoded by the coding sequence ATGCTGCATCGTAGCTGCGTGCTGGCGGACAGCTTTAAGGAGCACTACCACAGAGTGCACCTGCCACGCCGCCTTGCCCTGCAACAGTACATGAAGCGGGAGGAGGCTCGCCTCAGCAAACAAAAGGGCaaagtggcggcggccgttTCAGGAGCGCAGCGGGGCGAGGTGGTCTACAAGTACAACCGCTGGTGGGTATCGAACGATCACGAGTTTGTGCACCAATTCGCGTTTGTCGAGGACCCCGACGTCACGCGTGAGAAGCGCACGACGTTGCCCCTTGTCACACAGGAGAACATCTGGAAGGAGCCGCAGCAGACATTCTTCTTGCCTTTTGCCCCCTTCGTACGTGTCGTGGACTACGCGAAGGACCCGGACACGAAGTTCTTGAAGCCGGTGAACATCCCGCGTTGGAAGGACTACATGCAGCGCACAAAGCCAGTCGTTCCCCGCACTTGGTACTAG
- a CDS encoding hypothetical protein (TriTrypDB/GeneDB-style sysID: LpmP.33.0750): protein MLRGLVSADALTAEEEEHIDKLQNEIDEIWNRRGSYQIDPDAWETMPFFMESITQDDIDKNANCAALASIVYDEVPPDEIAENRKEHGNRALNMALNPNQERRENLARAACYSYTEALQAQGKDTKLSSIIYANRSLAQFIIGNYGHALVDAQRSIILNPHYRKAYYRAARCALALKKYDMGLQLLTKGRLAVDLPMDAATQSEFSEMEKLCLQGKEQKTSEEAKQKLIARSRAAKVSNVARAITSVGIKISPKAEVTSEQMGVYGNPEPYFDTDGMLHVPLLFMYDEYQQTDIMHDVGCDVCAAELLDELMPFPWDDRKRYQKFDDIVVFYKVDDGVKEPQCYEVDQAWPLLQVFRGATYEMPQLMPVLHVVCKTSEFVDRLKVHRIV, encoded by the coding sequence ATGCTCCGCGGCCTCGTCAGCGCCGACGCGCTcaccgcggaggaggaggagcacatcGACAAGCTCCAGAATGAGATAGACGAAATCTGGAACCGGCGCGGCAGCTACCAGATTGACCCCGACGCATGGGAGACGATGCCCTTCTTTATGGAGAGCATTACTCAAGACGATATTGACAAGAACGCCAACTGCGCAGCGCTCGCGTCCATCGTGTACGACGAGGTACCACCGGATGAAATTGCCGAGAATCGAAAGGAACACGGCAACCGCGCCTTGAACATGGCCCTCAACCCCAATCAAGAGCGCCGCGAGAACCTCGCACGTGCTGCATGTTACAGCTACACCGAGGCTTTGCAGGCCCAGGGAAAGGATACGAAGCTGTCCTCCATCATCTATGCCAACCGCAGCCTTGCTCAGTTCATCATTGGCAACTATGGTCACGCACTCGTGGACGCGCAGCGGTCTATCATTCTCAACCCACACTACCGCAAGGCGTACTACCGAGCTGCGAGGTGTGCCCTCGCACTGAAGAAGTACGACATGGGGCTTCAGCTGCTGACGAAGGGGCGACTGGCTGTTGATCTACCCATGGACGCCGCGACACAGTCGGAGTTTTCGGAGATGGAAAAGCTTTGCTTGCAGGGCAAGGAGCAAAAGACAtcagaggaggcgaagcagaaGCTCATAGCACGCTCGCGGGCCGCGAAAGTATCGAACGTGGCGCGTGCCATCACCTCTGTCGGCATCAAGATCTCCCCcaaggcggaggtgacgagCGAGCAGATGGGGGTCTACGGCAACCCAGAACCGTACTTCGACACGGACGGTATGCTGCACGTCCCGCTACTCTTCATGTACGACGAGTACCAGCAGACAGACATTATGCATGACGTAGGATGCGACGTGTGCGCTGCGGAGCTCCTCGATGAGCTCATGCCCTTCCCGTGGGACGATCGCAAGCGCTACCAAAAGTTTGACGACATCGTTGTCTTCTACAAGGTCGATGACGGCGTCAAAGAGCCGCAGTGCTATGAGGTTGACCAAGCATGGCCGCTGCTCCAGGTGTTCCGCGGAGCAACGTACGAGATGCCGCAGCTGATGCCAGTGCTGCACGTTGTGTGTAAAACCAGCGAATTCGTTGATCGTCTCAAAGTCCACCGCATTGTATGA